The following coding sequences are from one Equus caballus isolate H_3958 breed thoroughbred chromosome 27, TB-T2T, whole genome shotgun sequence window:
- the DKK4 gene encoding dickkopf-related protein 4 — MEAVVLLGLSWFCAPLGALVLDFNGIKSPAKVPGAQKGSQCLSDKDCSTRKFCLKPRHEKAFCATCRRLRRRCQRDAMCCPGALCLNDVCTATEDATPILERQIDDTDTKGTTEHPIQENKPKRKPNIKKSQGSKGQEGESCLRTFDCGTGLCCARHFWTKICKPVLLEGEVCSKRGHKDAAQAPEIFQRCDCGPRLSCRNQVTGNQQHARLSVCQKI; from the exons ATGGAGGCGGTGGTCTTGCTGGGGCTCAGCTGGTTCTGCGCTCCCCTGGGAGCTCTGGTTCTGGACTTCAATGGCATCAAGAGCCCTGCCAAAGTACCAGGGGCTCAGAAG GGTTCACAGTGCTTGTCTGACAAGGACTGCAGTACCAGGAAATTCTGCCTCAAGCCCCGACATGAGAAGGCATTCTGTGCGACATGCCGCAGGCTACGCAGGAGGTGCCAGCGCGATGCCATGTGCTGCCCAGGAGCGCTCTGCTTGAACG ATGTTTGTACTGCAACGGAAGATGCAACCCCAATATTGGAAAGGCAGATTGATGACACAGATACCAAAGGAACAACTGAGCATCCAATTCAGGAAAACAAACCCAAAAGGAAGCCCAATATTAAGAAATCACAGGGTAGTAAGG GACAAGAGGGAGAAAGCTGTCTCAGAACTTTTGACTGCGGAACTGGACTTTGCTGTGCTCGTCACTTTTGGACTAAAATTTGTAAGCCAGTCCTTTTGGAGGGAGAGGTCTGCTCTAAGAGAGGGCATAAGGATGCTGCGCAAGCTCCAGAAATCTTCCAGCGCTGTGACTGTGGTCCCAGGCTATCATGTCGAAATCAAGTGACTGGCAATCAACAACATGCACGGTTAAGCGTATGCCAAAAAATCTAA